The proteins below are encoded in one region of Helianthus annuus cultivar XRQ/B chromosome 2, HanXRQr2.0-SUNRISE, whole genome shotgun sequence:
- the LOC110897124 gene encoding uncharacterized protein LOC110897124, whose product MGPKHLSHSREFCLDWNKWVPTKVNIFAWGAEMERLPTSMALSKRNIQLPSLECNLCNAEDETMEHLLTTCYVATRIWQWVAAWCNIPYIMAFLTRDLMEYHMYTNLSKDKSKVVHAVLLTASLLGIWRARNNLVFSAKPLRME is encoded by the coding sequence ATGGGCCCTAAACACCTCTCTCACTCTAGAGAATTTTGTTTGGATTGGAATAAATGGGTGCCTACCAAAGTTAATATCTTTGCctggggtgctgaaatggaacgTCTCCCTACATCCATGGCTTTATCTAAAAGGAACATTCAGCTCCCTTCTCTCGAATGCAACTTGTGTAACGCAGAGGATGAAACCATGGAGCATCTTCTTACGACTTGCTACGTGGCCACTCGCATCTGGCAATGGGTTGCTGCCTGGTGTAATATCCCTTACATTATGGCCTTCTTGACTCGCGACCTAATGGAATACCACATGTACACAAATCTCAGCAAAGATAAGAGCAAGGTGGTGCATGCTGTACTTCTTACAGCTAGCTTGCTGGGGATATGGAGGGCCAGGAACAATCTTGTTTTCTCTGCTAAACCGTTGCGAATGGAGTGA